A genomic stretch from Lysobacter ciconiae includes:
- a CDS encoding amino acid permease, whose translation MLKNLLMTKPIQPAGHVDAGEPVEGNLEGESHLRRTLTATQLLLLGVGAVVGAGIFVLTGQAAAEHAGPAIMLSFVLAGIACAFAGLCYAEFAAMLPVSGSAYSYSYATLGEGVAWFIGWCLVLEYLFAASTVAVGWSGYLNAFLRTFDLALPAQLASAPFTVVNGELVRSGALLNLPAVFIIAAISGVGYVGITQSAFVNSVVVAIKVTVILLFIAFGAQYIDVANWQPFIPENEGPGRFGASGVVRAAAIVFFAYIGFDAVSTAAGEARNPQRDMPIGILGSLVVCTILYILVCAVLTGIMPYPLLATPEPVSTALDNYPDLHWLQMAVQVAAIAGLSSVILVMLMGQPRIFYTMARDGLLPAFFGKVHPKYHTPYVGTVLVGIVAAALAGFLPINLLGEMVSMGTLLAFATVCAGVLILRRTRPDLPRPFKVPMAGVICPLGVVSCLYLFVQPFSEHWDLLLSWIGIGLFIYLAYGYRHSTLRHPKV comes from the coding sequence ATGCTCAAGAATCTGTTGATGACCAAGCCGATCCAGCCGGCGGGTCACGTCGATGCCGGGGAGCCTGTGGAAGGCAACCTGGAGGGCGAATCGCACCTGCGCCGGACGCTGACGGCTACCCAGTTGTTGCTGCTGGGCGTGGGCGCGGTGGTCGGCGCCGGCATTTTCGTGCTCACCGGCCAAGCGGCAGCCGAACACGCCGGACCGGCGATCATGCTCAGTTTCGTGCTGGCCGGCATTGCCTGTGCATTCGCGGGTCTTTGCTACGCCGAGTTCGCCGCCATGCTGCCGGTGTCCGGCAGCGCGTACTCCTACTCCTACGCCACCCTTGGCGAAGGCGTGGCCTGGTTCATCGGCTGGTGCCTGGTGCTGGAATACCTGTTCGCGGCCTCGACGGTCGCGGTGGGCTGGTCGGGTTACCTGAATGCATTTCTGCGCACCTTCGACTTGGCGCTGCCCGCGCAACTGGCCAGTGCGCCTTTCACCGTGGTCAATGGCGAACTGGTGCGAAGTGGCGCGCTGCTCAACCTGCCGGCGGTGTTCATCATCGCGGCCATCAGCGGCGTGGGCTATGTCGGCATCACCCAATCGGCGTTCGTCAATTCGGTCGTGGTGGCGATCAAGGTGACGGTCATCCTGCTGTTCATCGCGTTTGGCGCGCAGTACATCGACGTTGCCAACTGGCAGCCGTTCATCCCGGAAAACGAAGGCCCCGGCCGGTTCGGCGCCAGCGGGGTGGTGCGCGCGGCCGCCATCGTGTTCTTTGCCTATATCGGCTTCGACGCGGTCTCCACCGCGGCCGGCGAAGCCAGGAACCCGCAGCGCGACATGCCCATCGGCATCCTCGGCTCGCTGGTGGTGTGCACGATCCTCTACATCCTGGTGTGCGCGGTGCTGACGGGGATCATGCCCTACCCGCTGCTGGCGACGCCCGAGCCGGTCTCCACCGCGCTCGACAACTATCCGGACCTGCACTGGTTGCAGATGGCGGTGCAGGTAGCGGCGATTGCCGGCCTGTCCTCGGTGATCCTGGTGATGCTGATGGGCCAGCCGCGGATCTTCTACACCATGGCGCGCGACGGCCTGTTGCCGGCGTTCTTCGGCAAGGTGCACCCGAAATACCACACGCCCTACGTCGGGACAGTGCTGGTCGGCATCGTCGCTGCGGCGCTGGCCGGGTTCCTGCCGATCAACCTGCTCGGCGAAATGGTCTCGATGGGCACCCTGCTGGCGTTCGCGACCGTCTGCGCTGGCGTGCTGATCCTGCGCCGGACGCGGCCCGACCTGCCGCGTCCGTTCAAGGTGCCGATGGCCGGAGTGATCTGCCCGCTGGGCGTGGTTTCCTGCCTGTACCTTTTCGTCCAGCCCTTTTCCGAACATTGGGATCTGTTGCTGAGCTGGATCGGTATCGGTCTGTTCATTTACCTCGCCTACGGCTACCGTCACAGCACGCTGCGCCACCCCAAGGTCTGA
- a CDS encoding NUDIX hydrolase: MPNPVRDPCRDLLQALDDYGRRWPDEGAVVARFQGLLEDRNDPFSRSRLTGHFTASAWLVDRRGTRVLLTHHRKLERWLQLGGHADGERDLAAVALLEAQEESGLPGLRMERELFDLDRHWIPARGDVPGHWHYDARYVVHAGDDEQYVVSAESLDLAWRDIQRIASGGDGAGTYDAALQRMARKWLQRHGNDQ; this comes from the coding sequence ATGCCGAATCCAGTTCGTGACCCATGCCGGGACCTGTTGCAGGCGCTGGACGACTACGGTCGGCGATGGCCGGACGAAGGCGCGGTCGTCGCGCGCTTCCAGGGCCTGCTGGAGGACCGTAACGATCCGTTTTCACGCTCACGCCTGACGGGTCACTTCACCGCATCGGCGTGGCTGGTGGACCGCCGCGGCACGCGCGTGCTGCTGACCCATCACCGCAAGCTGGAGCGCTGGCTGCAACTGGGCGGCCATGCCGACGGCGAGCGGGACCTGGCGGCGGTGGCGCTGCTGGAAGCGCAGGAGGAGTCGGGACTGCCGGGCCTGCGCATGGAGCGCGAACTGTTCGATCTGGACCGGCACTGGATACCCGCGCGCGGCGACGTGCCGGGCCACTGGCATTACGACGCCCGCTACGTCGTGCACGCCGGCGACGATGAGCAGTACGTGGTCAGCGCCGAATCACTGGATCTGGCGTGGCGGGACATCCAACGGATCGCGAGTGGTGGCGACGGCGCCGGCACCTACGACGCCGCGTTGCAGCGCATGGCGCGCAAATGGCTGCAACGCCATGGAAACGATCAGTAG
- the serA gene encoding phosphoglycerate dehydrogenase, translated as MKTSYPKTDIRVLLLEGVSQSAVDRFRESGYSQIVLHDKALPDDQLKREIAEAHIVGIRSRTHLTADVLAHAQRLIAIGCFCIGTSQVDLHAAELAGIPVFNAPYSNTRSVAELVIAETVMLLRGIPQKNAACHRGGWIKSAAGSHEARGKTIGIVGYGHIGTQVGVIAEALGMHVLFHDIEDKLSLGNAHPTANLEDLLERSDVVTLHVPETPATRNMIGAAQIARMRPGAHLINAARGTVVDVDALAAALRDGRLGGAAVDVFPVEPGSNQDLFSSPLVGIDNVILTPHVGGSTLEAQDNIGVEVAAKLVRYSDNGTTLSAVNFPEVTLPGHEGSLRLLHIHRNIPGVLSRINEIFAQLGLNIDGQYLRTNPEVGYVVIDVSATGAQGDELKSLLKAIPGTLRTRILY; from the coding sequence ATGAAAACGTCCTACCCCAAAACCGACATCCGCGTCCTGTTGCTGGAGGGCGTCAGCCAGAGTGCCGTGGATCGATTCCGCGAGTCCGGATACTCGCAGATCGTGCTGCACGACAAGGCCTTGCCCGACGACCAGCTCAAGCGCGAGATCGCCGAGGCGCACATTGTCGGTATCCGCTCGCGCACCCACCTCACCGCCGACGTCCTCGCCCATGCCCAGCGCCTGATTGCAATTGGCTGCTTCTGCATCGGCACCAGCCAGGTCGACCTGCATGCGGCCGAGCTGGCGGGCATCCCGGTGTTCAACGCGCCCTACTCCAACACCCGCAGCGTCGCCGAGCTGGTGATCGCCGAGACCGTCATGCTGCTGCGTGGCATCCCACAGAAGAACGCCGCCTGCCATCGCGGCGGCTGGATCAAGAGCGCGGCCGGCAGCCACGAGGCGCGCGGCAAGACCATCGGCATCGTCGGCTACGGCCACATCGGCACGCAGGTCGGGGTGATCGCCGAGGCGCTGGGGATGCACGTGTTGTTCCACGACATCGAGGACAAGCTCAGCCTGGGCAACGCGCATCCCACGGCCAACCTGGAGGACCTGCTGGAGCGCAGCGACGTGGTGACCCTGCACGTGCCCGAGACTCCGGCCACGCGCAACATGATCGGCGCCGCGCAGATCGCGCGGATGCGTCCGGGTGCGCACCTGATCAACGCCGCGCGCGGCACGGTGGTCGACGTGGACGCGCTCGCCGCCGCGCTCCGGGACGGCCGACTCGGAGGCGCGGCGGTCGACGTGTTCCCGGTCGAGCCGGGCAGCAACCAGGACCTCTTCAGCAGCCCGCTGGTCGGGATCGACAACGTCATCCTGACGCCGCACGTGGGTGGCAGCACGCTGGAGGCGCAGGACAACATCGGCGTGGAGGTGGCGGCAAAACTGGTCCGCTACAGCGACAACGGCACCACCCTGTCGGCGGTCAACTTCCCCGAAGTGACGCTGCCGGGGCATGAGGGCAGCCTGCGCTTGCTGCACATCCATCGCAATATTCCCGGTGTGCTGTCGCGGATCAACGAGATCTTCGCCCAGCTCGGGCTCAACATCGACGGCCAGTACCTGCGCACGAATCCGGAGGTCGGCTACGTGGTGATCGACGTGAGCGCGACCGGCGCGCAGGGCGACGAGCTGAAGAGCCTGCTGAAGGCGATCCCCGGCACGCTGCGCACGCGCATCCTCTACTGA
- a CDS encoding FAD-binding oxidoreductase, which yields MNSAVIASLLAAVPGLMLKTDPADLEHYGRDWTRRWTPAPLAIAFPESAQQVQAIVRWARVEGVAIVPSGGRTGLSGGAVAAHGELVLSLERMAKVLGFDAVDRTLTVQAGTPLEAVHNAAREHELAYPVDFASRGSCSIGGTIATNAGGIRVIRYGNTREWIAGLKVVTGAGDLLELNRSLIKNSSGYDLRHLFIGSEGTLGIVVEATLRLTAPSAPTNVMLLALPSFEALMDVFAILRSHLALEAFEFFTDRALAHVLAHGAQAPFAEVHPYYVVAEFEAADEAQEAAALAAFEACAETGLVSDAVLSSSDAQAAQLWRLREGITESLAAFRPYKNDVSVRVSAMPAFLAEAQALLAAGYPGFEVVWFGHIGDGNLHINVLTPEGMGETEFVARCSEVTDTLADILQRHGGSISAEHGIGLVKKPWLESTRSAEEIAVMRGIRQVLDPSGIMNPGKLFDSRPAA from the coding sequence ATGAATTCTGCAGTCATCGCGTCCCTGCTTGCCGCCGTGCCCGGCCTGATGCTCAAAACCGATCCCGCCGACCTGGAGCATTACGGCCGCGACTGGACCCGGCGCTGGACCCCGGCGCCGCTGGCGATCGCGTTTCCCGAATCGGCGCAGCAGGTGCAGGCGATCGTGCGCTGGGCGCGTGTCGAAGGCGTGGCGATCGTGCCGTCGGGCGGGCGCACCGGGCTGTCCGGCGGTGCCGTGGCCGCGCATGGCGAACTGGTCCTGAGCCTGGAGCGCATGGCGAAGGTGCTCGGCTTCGACGCGGTGGACCGCACGCTGACGGTACAGGCCGGCACCCCGCTGGAGGCGGTGCACAACGCCGCGCGCGAGCACGAGCTTGCCTACCCGGTCGACTTCGCCTCGCGCGGCTCGTGCTCCATCGGCGGCACCATCGCGACCAACGCGGGCGGCATCCGGGTGATCCGCTACGGCAACACGCGCGAGTGGATCGCCGGCCTGAAGGTGGTGACCGGCGCCGGTGACCTGCTTGAGCTCAACCGGTCGTTGATCAAGAACTCCAGTGGCTATGACCTGCGCCATTTGTTCATCGGTTCGGAAGGCACGCTGGGGATCGTGGTTGAGGCCACCCTGCGACTGACGGCGCCGTCCGCGCCCACCAACGTCATGTTGCTGGCGCTGCCGTCCTTCGAGGCGCTGATGGACGTGTTCGCGATCCTGCGCAGCCATCTCGCGCTGGAGGCGTTCGAGTTTTTTACCGACCGCGCGCTGGCGCACGTGCTGGCGCATGGCGCGCAGGCCCCCTTTGCCGAGGTCCATCCTTACTACGTCGTGGCCGAATTCGAGGCGGCCGACGAGGCGCAGGAAGCCGCCGCGCTGGCCGCGTTCGAAGCCTGCGCGGAGACGGGACTGGTCAGCGACGCCGTACTGAGCAGCAGTGACGCTCAGGCCGCGCAGCTGTGGCGCCTGCGCGAAGGCATCACCGAAAGCCTGGCCGCGTTCCGTCCCTACAAGAACGATGTCTCGGTGCGCGTCTCGGCCATGCCGGCGTTCCTGGCCGAGGCGCAAGCGTTGCTGGCGGCGGGCTACCCCGGCTTCGAGGTTGTCTGGTTCGGCCATATCGGAGATGGCAACCTGCACATCAATGTGCTCACCCCCGAGGGCATGGGGGAGACGGAGTTCGTCGCGCGTTGCAGCGAGGTCACCGACACGCTGGCCGACATCCTCCAGCGACATGGCGGCAGTATCTCCGCCGAGCACGGCATCGGACTGGTCAAGAAGCCGTGGCTGGAGAGCACCCGCAGCGCGGAGGAGATCGCAGTGATGCGCGGCATTCGCCAGGTGCTCGACCCGTCGGGAATCATGAATCCCGGCAAGTTGTTCGACAGCCGACCCGCGGCGTAG
- a CDS encoding DUF2388 domain-containing protein: MIRFRLLAVLVLCTASAGAFASATSTTSDAISGAVKGTSNGVSASSGSFSDNRIVLAARDDAASFVASDGAIRGVQLEAALALLRAELLQAEGASDLALAQAILAF; this comes from the coding sequence ATGATCCGATTCCGCCTGCTCGCTGTTCTGGTGCTCTGCACTGCCTCCGCCGGCGCGTTTGCGTCCGCCACGTCCACGACCTCCGACGCGATCAGCGGCGCGGTGAAGGGAACGTCCAACGGCGTGTCGGCCAGCAGCGGGTCCTTCAGCGACAACCGCATCGTGCTGGCTGCCCGTGATGATGCGGCGAGCTTCGTCGCCAGCGACGGCGCGATCCGCGGCGTCCAGCTGGAGGCGGCACTGGCACTGCTGCGCGCCGAACTGCTCCAGGCGGAGGGTGCCAGTGACCTCGCGCTGGCGCAGGCGATCCTCGCGTTCTGA
- a CDS encoding DUF7844 domain-containing protein — protein MNRIASGILRLCGLVLAAGLWCPWGAAHAGLRLELDSDGLSAQQVAATQSLLDDALTRLPPSLLAQTDQTLTVRWSDRLPHATTGRARSRALLLNRRLLPLLEAELAASSDEVDASQNRVAYGANPAQQTPHPSAAGRSARTEIMATLLHEVAHFHDRHTGLSADPRLLDLAGWQVKVKRPRARASENPFVDRTPDPYELTSPREFLAVNLEHFLLDPEYACRRPALHRYFSAHFGWAPPHEDCSPGFTYLAVDADGDIAGDGAALATLDPARVTSIEYLLAEGNSEPMSRWGHSMLRLVVCAPGRPPGPDCRLDLHHHVVLSFRAFVDDVQLSSWRGLTGSYPSRLFVLPLAQVVDEYTRDQLRGLQSIPLQLERDEIAALLERAARLHWSYDGRYYFISNNCAVETFKLLHDGVPRLAQSRIDAITPTGLLRKLERADIADAGVLEDAAEARRLGYRFDSLRERYQAMFEIARGELALPQTRVEDWFTLGASARRAHFDDAGTRATAALLLLEESARRRQLVLARQELKRRFLGSRSDPEVGAFADVDATLQQILVDSGFLSRPATLFAGEPGYGLPQPAEIDALQTDAAARTRRLAALGNQLTSGVEALLDTAVRDELAATAENLQSLRTQMGRLNREAGGLELR, from the coding sequence GTGAACCGTATTGCCAGTGGGATACTGCGGCTGTGTGGCTTGGTGCTGGCGGCGGGACTGTGGTGCCCGTGGGGCGCCGCACACGCCGGGTTGCGGCTGGAACTCGATTCCGACGGGCTCAGCGCACAGCAGGTGGCCGCCACCCAAAGTCTGCTGGACGACGCGCTTACCCGCTTGCCTCCCTCACTGCTGGCGCAGACAGACCAGACCCTTACTGTTCGGTGGAGCGACCGGTTGCCGCATGCGACCACCGGCCGCGCGCGGTCCCGGGCGCTGCTGCTCAACCGGCGACTGCTGCCACTTCTGGAGGCGGAACTTGCCGCTTCGTCCGACGAGGTGGACGCGTCGCAGAACCGCGTCGCTTACGGCGCCAATCCGGCGCAGCAAACACCGCATCCATCTGCCGCAGGCCGGAGCGCACGCACCGAGATAATGGCGACCCTGCTGCACGAGGTGGCGCATTTCCACGACCGCCACACGGGGCTTTCGGCGGATCCGCGTCTGCTGGATCTCGCCGGCTGGCAGGTCAAGGTCAAGCGGCCGCGTGCGCGCGCGTCGGAGAACCCGTTCGTTGACCGAACGCCCGATCCGTATGAGCTGACCAGCCCGCGCGAGTTCCTCGCGGTCAACCTGGAACACTTCCTGCTGGACCCGGAGTACGCCTGCCGCCGCCCGGCGCTGCACCGCTATTTCAGCGCGCACTTCGGCTGGGCACCGCCGCACGAGGACTGCTCACCGGGCTTCACCTATCTCGCGGTGGATGCCGACGGCGATATCGCAGGCGACGGCGCCGCGCTGGCGACGCTGGACCCGGCGCGGGTGACCTCGATCGAATACCTGCTGGCCGAGGGCAACAGCGAGCCGATGAGCCGCTGGGGCCACAGCATGCTACGCCTGGTCGTGTGCGCGCCTGGGCGGCCGCCGGGGCCGGACTGCCGGCTGGATCTGCATCACCATGTGGTGCTGTCGTTCCGTGCCTTTGTCGACGACGTGCAGCTGTCCAGCTGGCGCGGCCTGACGGGGTCGTATCCCTCGCGCCTGTTCGTGCTGCCGCTGGCGCAGGTGGTCGACGAGTACACGCGCGACCAGCTGCGCGGGCTGCAGTCCATTCCATTGCAACTGGAGCGTGACGAGATCGCCGCGCTGCTGGAGCGTGCAGCCCGGCTGCACTGGAGCTACGACGGGCGCTATTACTTCATCAGCAACAACTGCGCGGTGGAGACCTTCAAGCTGCTGCACGACGGTGTCCCGCGGCTGGCGCAGTCGCGTATCGATGCGATCACGCCGACGGGTCTGTTGCGCAAGCTCGAACGAGCCGATATCGCCGATGCCGGCGTGCTTGAGGACGCCGCGGAAGCGCGCCGGCTCGGTTATCGGTTCGACTCCCTGCGCGAGCGCTACCAGGCCATGTTCGAGATCGCGCGCGGCGAACTGGCGCTGCCGCAAACGAGGGTGGAAGACTGGTTCACGCTGGGTGCTTCCGCCCGCCGCGCCCATTTTGATGACGCCGGCACCCGCGCGACCGCGGCGCTCCTGTTGCTGGAAGAGTCGGCGCGGCGTCGGCAGCTGGTGTTGGCACGGCAGGAGTTGAAACGCCGTTTCCTGGGTTCGCGCAGTGACCCGGAGGTGGGCGCGTTCGCGGACGTCGACGCCACACTGCAGCAGATCCTTGTTGACAGCGGGTTCCTCAGTCGACCGGCCACGCTCTTCGCCGGCGAGCCGGGCTATGGTCTGCCGCAGCCAGCGGAAATCGACGCGCTGCAAACCGACGCCGCCGCCCGAACCCGGCGCCTGGCGGCATTGGGCAACCAATTGACCTCAGGGGTGGAGGCGCTGCTGGATACCGCCGTGCGCGACGAACTCGCCGCGACGGCAGAAAACCTGCAGTCGCTGCGTACACAGATGGGTCGGCTCAACCGCGAGGCGGGCGGGCTGGAACTGCGGTAA
- the efpL gene encoding elongation factor P-like protein EfpL, with the protein MKAYDVKKGNVVEHNGTVYQVRDIERSAAQGRGGNVKFRFTMYSVPGGNKFDLSLGGDDELREVELSRRQVTYSYRDGDAFVFLDDEDYTPYTLDAATVGDDAGYIVDDLSGCYVQIIDDLPVGLQLPASVAMEVIETPPELKGGTATKRPKPARLSTGLEIMVPEYIATGERVLVSTSSGEFAGRAD; encoded by the coding sequence ATGAAAGCCTACGACGTCAAGAAAGGAAACGTGGTCGAGCACAACGGCACCGTCTACCAGGTGCGCGATATCGAGCGCAGCGCCGCGCAGGGCCGCGGCGGCAACGTCAAGTTCCGCTTCACCATGTACTCGGTGCCCGGCGGCAACAAGTTCGACCTGAGCCTGGGCGGCGACGACGAGCTCAGGGAAGTCGAGCTCAGCCGGCGCCAGGTCACCTACTCCTACAGGGACGGCGACGCGTTCGTGTTCCTGGACGACGAGGACTACACGCCCTACACGCTGGACGCGGCGACGGTCGGCGACGACGCCGGCTACATCGTCGACGACCTGTCGGGTTGCTACGTGCAGATCATCGACGACCTCCCGGTCGGGCTGCAGTTGCCGGCGAGCGTGGCGATGGAAGTCATCGAGACGCCGCCCGAGCTCAAGGGCGGCACGGCGACCAAGCGGCCCAAGCCGGCGCGCCTGTCGACCGGCCTGGAGATCATGGTTCCCGAGTACATCGCCACCGGCGAGCGGGTCTTGGTCAGCACCAGCAGCGGCGAGTTTGCCGGCCGCGCGGACTGA
- a CDS encoding SDR family NAD(P)-dependent oxidoreductase has protein sequence MKLSDTRAIITGGVSGLGLAVARHLVGQGAKVALFDVNADKGAESIAELGESNARFFATDVSDEALVVENVAGAREFLGGLNVAVNCAGILGAGRVLGRDGPMPLSRFQSTVMVNLVGSFNVAKAAADLMQGNEPGIDGERGVIVNTASVAAYEGQIGQAAYSASKGGVVAMTLPMARELSRFGIRVMTIAPGVFWTPMVDGMPEAVQQSLAATIPFPSRLGQPEEFADLVAYILGNTYLNGETIRLDGATRLAPK, from the coding sequence ATGAAGCTTTCCGATACCCGCGCCATCATCACCGGCGGTGTCTCCGGCCTCGGCCTGGCCGTCGCCCGCCACCTGGTCGGCCAGGGCGCGAAGGTCGCGCTGTTTGACGTCAACGCTGACAAGGGCGCGGAGTCCATCGCTGAATTGGGCGAGTCCAATGCGCGTTTCTTCGCCACCGATGTGTCCGACGAAGCACTCGTGGTGGAGAACGTCGCTGGTGCGCGCGAATTCCTGGGCGGCCTCAACGTCGCCGTCAACTGCGCCGGCATCCTGGGCGCCGGTCGTGTGTTGGGCCGCGACGGGCCGATGCCGCTGTCGCGCTTCCAGAGCACGGTGATGGTCAACCTGGTCGGCAGCTTCAACGTCGCCAAGGCGGCCGCCGACCTGATGCAGGGCAACGAGCCGGGCATCGATGGCGAGCGCGGCGTGATCGTCAATACCGCCTCGGTGGCGGCCTACGAGGGCCAGATCGGCCAGGCCGCCTACTCCGCCTCCAAGGGCGGCGTGGTGGCGATGACGCTGCCGATGGCGCGCGAGCTGTCGCGCTTCGGCATCCGGGTGATGACCATCGCCCCGGGCGTGTTCTGGACCCCGATGGTCGACGGCATGCCGGAAGCGGTGCAGCAATCGCTGGCCGCCACGATCCCGTTCCCGTCGCGGCTGGGCCAGCCGGAGGAGTTCGCCGACCTGGTCGCCTACATCCTGGGCAACACCTACCTCAACGGCGAGACCATCCGCCTGGATGGGGCGACCCGTCTGGCGCCCAAGTGA
- a CDS encoding hydroxymethylglutaryl-CoA lyase codes for MRPTVRIVEVGARDGLQNEKAIVATADKIALIDRLSATGLQSIEATSFVSPKWVPQLADAAEVFAGITRKSGVHYPVLVPNERGYERALAVGVEEIAVFSAASEAFNQKNINASIAESLARFEPVMARAKADGIRVRGYVSTVLGCPYQGEVPVAEVVRVARELHQMGCYEVSLGDTIGIGTPGKARAMLRAVASEVPMDALAVHFHDTYGQALANILACLEEGVAVVDSAVSGVGGCPYAKGASGNVASEDVVYMLDGLGVESGVDLALLAETGRWLATLLGRKTGSKVGRALA; via the coding sequence ATGAGGCCGACCGTCCGCATCGTCGAGGTCGGCGCGCGCGACGGCCTGCAGAACGAGAAGGCGATCGTCGCGACCGCCGACAAGATCGCGCTGATCGACCGCCTCTCGGCGACCGGTCTGCAGAGCATCGAGGCGACCAGCTTCGTCAGCCCGAAATGGGTACCGCAGCTGGCCGATGCCGCCGAGGTGTTTGCCGGGATCACCCGCAAGTCCGGCGTCCACTACCCGGTGCTGGTGCCCAACGAGCGCGGCTACGAGCGCGCGCTGGCGGTCGGCGTGGAGGAGATCGCGGTGTTCAGCGCGGCCTCCGAGGCGTTCAACCAGAAGAACATCAATGCCTCGATCGCCGAGTCGCTGGCCCGGTTCGAGCCGGTAATGGCGCGCGCGAAGGCCGATGGCATCAGGGTCCGCGGCTACGTCTCCACGGTGCTGGGCTGCCCCTACCAGGGCGAGGTGCCGGTCGCCGAGGTGGTCCGCGTCGCCCGCGAGCTGCACCAGATGGGCTGCTACGAGGTGTCCCTGGGCGACACCATCGGTATCGGCACGCCCGGCAAGGCGCGCGCGATGCTCCGTGCGGTCGCCAGCGAAGTGCCGATGGACGCGCTGGCGGTCCACTTCCACGACACCTACGGGCAGGCACTGGCCAATATCCTCGCCTGCCTGGAGGAAGGCGTCGCCGTGGTGGACTCGGCGGTGTCGGGCGTGGGCGGTTGCCCGTACGCCAAGGGTGCCAGCGGCAATGTCGCCAGCGAGGACGTCGTCTACATGCTGGACGGGCTGGGCGTCGAGAGCGGCGTCGACCTGGCGCTGCTGGCGGAAACGGGGCGGTGGCTGGCGACGCTGCTGGGGCGCAAGACCGGCAGCAAGGTCGGCCGCGCGCTGGCCTGA